A genomic region of Anopheles coustani chromosome 3, idAnoCousDA_361_x.2, whole genome shotgun sequence contains the following coding sequences:
- the LOC131271932 gene encoding WW domain-binding protein 2 isoform X2: protein MSLNTAHANNGVLIHAGEGILIFSDHVTIEFTGHDNPSMKGTKQGRVYLTTHRVIYNSKQENDSVRSFSMPFVSMREVEVEQPVFGANYIKGKVQAQQNGNWTGEAKFKIVFKHGGAIDFGQAMLRAASMAQRNAGTAPPPPYTPPGGAWYAAPPPAYTPNAYGYGWVPGASVFPEQPQPNSIYMHDSPPPYPGIIPQQGPGQPGYQYPPQQQQQFAGGFMPQPTASGYPMQAGFATGPGAGYPNGNVGYPQPGSSSGTMGFSAPPQPPPNSKEAEAAQSAYYDPNRPQTAYVPPPAYYEPPPSYSSLNKKEQ from the exons ATGTCCTTAAATACGGCGCACGCCAACAATGGCGTTCTAATACACGCTGGAGAGGG AATCCTAATCTTCAGTGATCATGTGACGATCGAGTTCACCGGCCACGACAACCCGTCAATGAAGGGAACCAAGCAGGGCCGTGTTTACCTCACTACGCACCGAGTCATCTACAACAGCAAGCAGGAGAACGACTCGGTCCGCTCGTTCAGCATGCCGTTCGTATCGATGCGCGAGGTCGAGGTGGAGCAACCGGTGTTCGGTGCGAACTACATCAAGGGTAAAGTGCAGGCGCAACAGAACGGCAACTGGACGGGCGAGGCAAAGTTTAAGATCGTCTTTAAGCATGGCGGTGCGATCGACTTTGGTCAGGCGATGCTTCGGGCCGCTTCGATGGCGCAACGTAACGCCGGCACTGCTCCTCCGCCACCGTACACGCCACCGGGTGGTGCCTGGTATGCGGCTCCACCGCCAGCTTACACACCGAATGCCTACGGCTACGGTTGGGTACCTGGAGCGAGCGTTTTCCCGGAGCAACCGCAACCGAACTCGATCTACATGCACGACAGCCCGCCACCGTATCCGGGTATCATCCCGCAGCAGGGTCCAGGG cagcccgGCTACCAGTATCCgccgcaacagcagcaacaattcGCCGGCGGATTTATGCCACAGCCGACCGCGAGTGGATACCCAATGCAGGCCGGTTTCGCGACCGGCCCTGGTGCCGGATACCCGAACGGAAACGTTGGCTATCCGCAGCCGGGATCGTCGAGCGGAACGATGGGTTTTTCGGCTCCTCCCCAACCACCACCGA ACTCCAAGGAGGCGGAAGCGGCACAAAGTGCCTACTACGATCCCAATAGGCCGCAGACGGCTTACGTTCCACCACCGGCGTATTAC GAACCACCGCCAAGCTACAGTTCTCTGAACAAAAAGGAACAGTaa
- the LOC131261182 gene encoding probable peroxisomal acyl-coenzyme A oxidase 1, giving the protein MLQLFYFITYLLKAWRQARPGQEHVPTDSIDGVIPSLQTVVADQLRLAADHIEQRQKAGATLEEATNQFLVQYRHEMIEKACQTVSPELARVLRSVYSLYADDEALKALRDLLKFTTISESDINRLQAKLEAALAELRQNVIGIVDSFDLPDDVPGLPLGAYDGNVYERLYEEAKKNPLNLEPVKQSFHKYLKPFMKSRL; this is encoded by the exons ATGcttcaattgttttattttattacataccTGCTTAAGGCGTGGCGACAGGCGCGACCCGGCCAAGAGCACGTACCGACCGATTCGATCGATGGAGTTATACCGTCTCTTCAAACTGTTGTCGCCGA TCAGCTTCGTCTCGCCGCGGACCACATCGAGCAACGTCAGAAGGCTGGTGCTACGCTGGAGGAAGCAACTAATCAGTTCCTTGTGCAGTACCGGCATGAAATGATCGAGAAGGCCTGCCAAACGGTGTCACCCGAGTTGGCCCGCGTGTTGCGTTCGGTGTACTCTCTGTACGCTGACGATGAGGCACTGAAAGCACTCCGGGATCTGCTGAAA TTTACGACGATTTCGGAAAGCGATATTAATCGGTTGCAAGCCAAGCTGGAAGCGGCGTTGGCGGAATTGCGCCAGAATGTTATCGGTATCGTCGATTCGTTTGACCTGCCGGATGACGTTCCGGGATTGCCGCTTGGAGCTTACGATGGAAATGTATACGAGCGATTGTACGAGGAGGCTAAGAAAAATCCCCTGAATCTG GAACCGGTGAAGCAATCATTCCACAAGTATTTGAAACCATTCATGAAATCCCGCCTTTAA
- the LOC131271932 gene encoding WW domain-binding protein 2 isoform X3, whose protein sequence is MSLNTAHANNGVLIHAGEGILIFSDHVTIEFTGHDNPSMKGTKQGRVYLTTHRVIYNSKQENDSVRSFSMPFVSMREVEVEQPVFGANYIKGKVQAQQNGNWTGEAKFKIVFKHGGAIDFGQAMLRAASMAQRNAGTAPPPPYTPPGGAWYAAPPPAYTPNAYGYGWVPGASVFPEQPQPNSIYMHDSPPPYPGIIPQQGPGPGYQYPPQQQQQFAGGFMPQPTASGYPMQAGFATGPGAGYPNGNVGYPQPGSSSGTMGFSAPPQPPPNSKEAEAAQSAYYDPNRPQTAYVPPPAYYEPPPSYSSLNKKEQ, encoded by the exons ATGTCCTTAAATACGGCGCACGCCAACAATGGCGTTCTAATACACGCTGGAGAGGG AATCCTAATCTTCAGTGATCATGTGACGATCGAGTTCACCGGCCACGACAACCCGTCAATGAAGGGAACCAAGCAGGGCCGTGTTTACCTCACTACGCACCGAGTCATCTACAACAGCAAGCAGGAGAACGACTCGGTCCGCTCGTTCAGCATGCCGTTCGTATCGATGCGCGAGGTCGAGGTGGAGCAACCGGTGTTCGGTGCGAACTACATCAAGGGTAAAGTGCAGGCGCAACAGAACGGCAACTGGACGGGCGAGGCAAAGTTTAAGATCGTCTTTAAGCATGGCGGTGCGATCGACTTTGGTCAGGCGATGCTTCGGGCCGCTTCGATGGCGCAACGTAACGCCGGCACTGCTCCTCCGCCACCGTACACGCCACCGGGTGGTGCCTGGTATGCGGCTCCACCGCCAGCTTACACACCGAATGCCTACGGCTACGGTTGGGTACCTGGAGCGAGCGTTTTCCCGGAGCAACCGCAACCGAACTCGATCTACATGCACGACAGCCCGCCACCGTATCCGGGTATCATCCCGCAGCAGGGTCCAGGG cccgGCTACCAGTATCCgccgcaacagcagcaacaattcGCCGGCGGATTTATGCCACAGCCGACCGCGAGTGGATACCCAATGCAGGCCGGTTTCGCGACCGGCCCTGGTGCCGGATACCCGAACGGAAACGTTGGCTATCCGCAGCCGGGATCGTCGAGCGGAACGATGGGTTTTTCGGCTCCTCCCCAACCACCACCGA ACTCCAAGGAGGCGGAAGCGGCACAAAGTGCCTACTACGATCCCAATAGGCCGCAGACGGCTTACGTTCCACCACCGGCGTATTAC GAACCACCGCCAAGCTACAGTTCTCTGAACAAAAAGGAACAGTaa
- the LOC131271932 gene encoding WW domain-binding protein 2 isoform X4, producing MSLNTAHANNGVLIHAGEGILIFSDHVTIEFTGHDNPSMKGTKQGRVYLTTHRVIYNSKQENDSVRSFSMPFVSMREVEVEQPVFGANYIKGKVQAQQNGNWTGEAKFKIVFKHGGAIDFGQAMLRAASMAQRNAGTAPPPPYTPPGGAWYAAPPPAYTPNAYGYGWVPGASVFPEQPQPNSIYMHDSPPPYPGIIPGYPMQAGFATGPGAGYPNGNVGYPQPGSSNSKEAEAAQSAYYDPNRPQTAYVPPPAYYEPPPSYSSLNKKEQ from the exons ATGTCCTTAAATACGGCGCACGCCAACAATGGCGTTCTAATACACGCTGGAGAGGG AATCCTAATCTTCAGTGATCATGTGACGATCGAGTTCACCGGCCACGACAACCCGTCAATGAAGGGAACCAAGCAGGGCCGTGTTTACCTCACTACGCACCGAGTCATCTACAACAGCAAGCAGGAGAACGACTCGGTCCGCTCGTTCAGCATGCCGTTCGTATCGATGCGCGAGGTCGAGGTGGAGCAACCGGTGTTCGGTGCGAACTACATCAAGGGTAAAGTGCAGGCGCAACAGAACGGCAACTGGACGGGCGAGGCAAAGTTTAAGATCGTCTTTAAGCATGGCGGTGCGATCGACTTTGGTCAGGCGATGCTTCGGGCCGCTTCGATGGCGCAACGTAACGCCGGCACTGCTCCTCCGCCACCGTACACGCCACCGGGTGGTGCCTGGTATGCGGCTCCACCGCCAGCTTACACACCGAATGCCTACGGCTACGGTTGGGTACCTGGAGCGAGCGTTTTCCCGGAGCAACCGCAACCGAACTCGATCTACATGCACGACAGCCCGCCACCGTATCCGGGTATCATCCC TGGATACCCAATGCAGGCCGGTTTCGCGACCGGCCCTGGTGCCGGATACCCGAACGGAAACGTTGGCTATCCGCAGCCGGGATCGTCGA ACTCCAAGGAGGCGGAAGCGGCACAAAGTGCCTACTACGATCCCAATAGGCCGCAGACGGCTTACGTTCCACCACCGGCGTATTAC GAACCACCGCCAAGCTACAGTTCTCTGAACAAAAAGGAACAGTaa
- the LOC131271932 gene encoding WW domain-binding protein 2 isoform X1, whose amino-acid sequence MSLNTAHANNGVLIHAGEGILIFSDHVTIEFTGHDNPSMKGTKQGRVYLTTHRVIYNSKQENDSVRSFSMPFVSMREVEVEQPVFGANYIKGKVQAQQNGNWTGEAKFKIVFKHGGAIDFGQAMLRAASMAQRNAGTAPPPPYTPPGGAWYAAPPPAYTPNAYGYGWVPGASVFPEQPQPNSIYMHDSPPPYPGIIPQQGPGAYPQQPGVAGYPQQPGAAGYPQQQPGYQYPPQQQQQFAGGFMPQPTASGYPMQAGFATGPGAGYPNGNVGYPQPGSSSGTMGFSAPPQPPPNSKEAEAAQSAYYDPNRPQTAYVPPPAYYEPPPSYSSLNKKEQ is encoded by the exons ATGTCCTTAAATACGGCGCACGCCAACAATGGCGTTCTAATACACGCTGGAGAGGG AATCCTAATCTTCAGTGATCATGTGACGATCGAGTTCACCGGCCACGACAACCCGTCAATGAAGGGAACCAAGCAGGGCCGTGTTTACCTCACTACGCACCGAGTCATCTACAACAGCAAGCAGGAGAACGACTCGGTCCGCTCGTTCAGCATGCCGTTCGTATCGATGCGCGAGGTCGAGGTGGAGCAACCGGTGTTCGGTGCGAACTACATCAAGGGTAAAGTGCAGGCGCAACAGAACGGCAACTGGACGGGCGAGGCAAAGTTTAAGATCGTCTTTAAGCATGGCGGTGCGATCGACTTTGGTCAGGCGATGCTTCGGGCCGCTTCGATGGCGCAACGTAACGCCGGCACTGCTCCTCCGCCACCGTACACGCCACCGGGTGGTGCCTGGTATGCGGCTCCACCGCCAGCTTACACACCGAATGCCTACGGCTACGGTTGGGTACCTGGAGCGAGCGTTTTCCCGGAGCAACCGCAACCGAACTCGATCTACATGCACGACAGCCCGCCACCGTATCCGGGTATCATCCCGCAGCAGGGTCCAGGGGCCTACCCGCAACAACCGGGAGTGGCCGGTTATCCGCAACAACCGGGAGCGGCTGGTTatccgcagcagcagcccgGCTACCAGTATCCgccgcaacagcagcaacaattcGCCGGCGGATTTATGCCACAGCCGACCGCGAGTGGATACCCAATGCAGGCCGGTTTCGCGACCGGCCCTGGTGCCGGATACCCGAACGGAAACGTTGGCTATCCGCAGCCGGGATCGTCGAGCGGAACGATGGGTTTTTCGGCTCCTCCCCAACCACCACCGA ACTCCAAGGAGGCGGAAGCGGCACAAAGTGCCTACTACGATCCCAATAGGCCGCAGACGGCTTACGTTCCACCACCGGCGTATTAC GAACCACCGCCAAGCTACAGTTCTCTGAACAAAAAGGAACAGTaa
- the LOC131259914 gene encoding uncharacterized protein LOC131259914, with the protein MSRNLCDETFPASLLIEFDELDDEIPISPDLPKHHSLGAFPRHHSTLSGGPTIENASEKGHDDRNGSRMVISGSSNTSSGHSSLSTEGENRSASSERDTAPVPHRNEGAVLGDKLLLKPRKFRPPRSMESLLLQQHSPDGGKRTLRTLASAQQGTGLGSIGTEAGSCGNISTGSGGSQSYHRTRTKYGHIQSKVKKQIDEMKPNLNRERKSLIRHKSMPNTYEPNAEDVDNEILDEETNPETLRKIIREVKEHARNLEDQLTMRDLFHENVFNELATLKCKNSALRLENDQLHEQERAREQRRQVLRQCNQHGGSCYGSQSSLHKASLSTCSVSTQTSPREFDASDVVGFEFLVSPERRSLQRSSLSAGRRTVRSPIVEQPPASPVEPESMMGEFSPDYEQLIPMLGRRDDSSSFLHDLRLREQGARTPARTTIERSDTDQTHENGNGPGCRDCRKRRKKRKSRKQKLASLFCIRRHDESL; encoded by the exons ATTTGTGCGATGAAACTTTCCCCGCGAGCCTGTTGATCGAGTTCGATGAGCTGGACGACGAAATTCCCATCAGTCCGGATCTCCCGAAACATCACTCGCTCGGGGCCTTCCCTCGGCACCATTCGACGCTGTCTGGAGGGCCCACGATCGAAAATGCATCCGAAAAGGGCCACG ACGATCGTAACGGGTCCCGGATGGTAATATCGGGTTCATCGAACACCTCCAGCGGACACTCGTCACTGTCGACCGAGGGGGAAAACCGGAGCGCCTCGAGCGAACGGGACACCGCTCCGGTTCCCCATCGCAATGAAGGGGCGGTCCTGGGGGACAAGCTGTTGCTGAAGCCGCGAAAATTTCGTCCACCCCGATCGATGGAGAgcctgctgctgcagcagcattCGCCCGACGGTGGTAAACGGACACTGCGCACACTCGCATCAGCGCAGCAGGGAACCGGTCTCGGCAGTATAGGTACAGAAGCAGGCAGCTGTGGTAACATCAGTACCGGAAGTGGCGGCTCACAGAGCTACCATCGCACCCGGACAAAGTATGGCCACATCCAGAGCAAGGTGAAGAAGCAGATCGACGAAATGAAGCCCAACCTCAACCGTGAGCGCAAGTCACTCATTCGCCACAAATCAATGCCGAACACGTACGAACCAAACGCAGAGGATGTG GATAATGAAATTCTCGATGAGGAAACAAACCCGGAAACGCTGCGGAAGATCATCCGGGAGGTGAAGGAGCACGCGCGAAATCTCGAAGATCAGCTCACCATGCGCGATCTCTTCCATGAGAACGTGTTCAATGAGCTGGCCACGCTGAAGTGCAAGAACAGCGCGTTACGCTTGGAGAACGATCAGCTGCACGAGCAGGAGCGGGCCCGTGAACAGCGCCGACAGGTACTGCGCCAATGCAACCAGCACGGTGGTTCCTGCTATGGAAGTCAATCGTCGCTCCACAAGGCATCCCTCAGCACCTGCTCGGTGAGCACGCAGACGAGCCCACGGGAGTTCGATGCTTCCGACGTGGTTGGCTTCGAGTTTCTCGTCAGTCCGGAACGCCGATCCCTGCAGCGTAGCAGTTTATCCGCCGGCCGGAGAACTGTACGATCCCCGATTGTGGAGCAGCCTCCTGCCTCGCCGGTCGAGCCCGAGTCGATGATGGGTGAGTTTTCGCCCGACTACGAGCAGCTGATACCGATGCTTGGCCGACGCGACGATTCGTCCAGCTTCCTGCATGACCTGCGCCTCCGAGAGCAGGGCGCTCGGACACCGGCCCGGACCACCATCGAACGGTCCGACACGGATCAGACGCACGAGAATGGAAACGGTCCTGGGTGCCGGGATTGTCGCAAGCGGCGAAAGAAACGCAAATCCAGGAAACAGAAACTTGCAAGCCTGTTCTGCATACGACGCCACGATGAATCGCTGTGA
- the LOC131259913 gene encoding equilibrative nucleoside transporter 4, with the protein MMEASENGSSGGGDRGGSGNSGVHTSSYEPLEGRRTFDTSDSPELDGGGPPKDRRRLVFFALMTAGVGFVLPYNSFIIAADYWQSRFPGQSVALDMSMTYIIVALATVLLNNVFLTLAPFRVRVAFGYAVSFTTLVFVALCEVAWHMFTAKTAYSVNLAAVSLVAMGCTIQQSSFYGFASMLPKQYTQAVMAGESLAGFLVSSNRVVTKLLIKSDRASTAIFFLTSTVYIAFSYVLHSITTHSPFVRYYMKACAKIVLRPDDDHTLSETLDGDISSARYGVLTLDSSPPVHMPPGSTALSFSNPVYDLSNPTAGETVLETNMTNLTSTTSSVNGGNGTAVARPVTATASNSDMPNVAFKVEHIMTPDICSSGRFGSFRNGLESRWKVARAIYPYMACIAMAYCVTLSLYPGIESEIISCNLGTWMPVLLMFTFNASDVAGKLLAAVPYSWSRRQLILMSGLRALLVPLILLCCSPREQPVIAGEAAAFIFTAALGVTNGLAGSLPMMLAPDKVSATLREVTGNMMTLSYNIGLTAGSLVGYVFDRMLGPQLPNPCPQYPFVPPKPNQPPAMNGTNPFSSQQTLVGSSTTTATTVATTLLTTLTAAVLRSTASSTAPETSTISSLTSATSPGLTTFKNGVDLISTATAATAGTPAQQSYDGVPLATIATLLYNATTSLLEASTSSPE; encoded by the exons ATGATGGAAGCCTCGGAGAACGGAAGCAGTGGGGGCGGCGATCGAGGGGGCAGCGGTAACAGTGGGGTCCATACTTCGTCGTACGAGCCGCTGGAAGGGCGCCGTACCTTCGACACATCCGACAGCCCCGAGCTGGACGGCGGAGGACCTCCGAAGGATAGGCGGCGGCTGGTGTTCTTCGCCCTCATGACTGCCGGTGTTGGGTTCGTGCTTCCTTATAACAG CTTTATTATCGCCGCCGACTACTGGCAGTCCCGTTTTCCCGGTCAATCGGTCGCACTGGATATGTCGATGACTTATATCATCGTTGCACTGGCAACGGTGTTGTTGAATAATGTGTTCCTTACGTTGGCTCCATTCCGGGTTCGCGTAGCGTTCG GCTATGCCGTATCCTTCACAACGCTAGTGTTTGTAGCCCTGTGTGAGGTAGCTTGGCACATGTTCACGGCGAAGACGGCCTACTCGGTTAATCTAGCGGCCGTGTCGCTCGTCGCCATGGGATGCACAATACAGCAGTCAAGCTTCTACGGGTTTGCCAGCATGCTTCCGAAGCAATACACACAGGCGGTAATGGCAGGCGAAA GTTTGGCAGGATTTTTAGTCTCTTCCAACCGTGTCGTCACGAAGCTGTTGATCAAAAGTGACCGTGCGTCGACCGCAATATTTTTCCTCACGTCGACCGTTTACATCGCGTTCAGCTACGTGCTGCACTCGATCACCACCCACTCGCCGTTCGTGCGGTACTATATGAAGGCATGTGCCAAAATCGTCCTGCGACCTGACGACGATCACACCCTG AGTGAAACGCTCGATGGCGATATTTCGAGCGCAAGGTACGGAGTGCTCACCCTGGACTCAAGCCCACCAGTTCACATGCCGCCGGGCTCAACAGCTTTGAGTTTTAG TAACCCCGTGTATGATCTCTCCAATCCCACGGCTGGAGAAACGGTTCTGGAAACGAACATGACGAACCTCACCTCGACCACGAGTTCGGTGAACGGTGGAAATGGTACCGCGGTGGCGCGTCCCGTAACGGCCACCGCCTCCAACTCGGACATGCCAAATGTGGCGTTCAAGGTGGAGCACATCATGACACCGGACATTTGCAGCTCGGGACGCTTCGGCAGTTTCCGCAACGGGCTTGAGTCGCGCTGGAAGGTGGCACGCGCCATCTACCCCTATATGGCTTGCATTGCCATGGCGTACTGTGTGACGCTGTCGCTGTATCCGGGCATCGAGTCGGAGATTATCTCGTGCAATCTTGGCACCTGGATGCCCGTGCTGCTGATGTTTACCTTCAACGCATCGGACGTGGCCGGTAAGCTGCTGGCAGCTGTACCGTACAGCTGGTCCCGCCGGCAGCTCATCCTGATGTCCGGACTGCGGGCCCTGCTGGTGCCGCTCATTCTGCTCTGCTGTTCGCCCCGCGAGCAACCGGTCATTGCCGGGGAAGCGGCCGCATTCATCTTCACCGCGGCACTCGGCGTTACCAACGGGTTGGCTGGCAGTCTCCCGATGATGCTGGCGCCGGATAAGGTGTCCGCAACGTTGCGTGAAGTCACCGGCAACATGATGACGCTGTCGTACAACATCGGGCTTACGGCCGGCTCGCTGGTTGGGTACGTGTTCGATCGGATGCTTGGGCCGCAGCTTCCCAATCCCTGCCCGCAGTATCCGTTCGTGCCACCGAAGCCGAACCAACCCCCTGCTATGAACGGCACCAATCCGTTCTCTAGCCAGCAAACGCTGGTCGGTAGCAGCACAACGACTGCGACGACCGTGGCGACCACGTTGCTCACAACACTGACGGCGGCCGTACTTCGCAGCACCGCTAGCAGCACCGCACCCGAAACGAGCACCATATCATCGCTAACCTCTGCCACTTCTCCAGGGTTGACGACGTTCAAGAATGGAGTGGACCTGATCAGCACTGCAACGGCGGCCACAGCCGGTACACCTGCCCAGCAATCGTACGATGGGGTCCCACTGGCCACGATTGCAACCCTTCTGTACAATGCGACAACTTCCTTGCTAGAGGCGAGTACGTCTTCTCCCGAATAA